A window of the Actinobacillus genomosp. 1 genome harbors these coding sequences:
- the lpxC gene encoding UDP-3-O-acyl-N-acetylglucosamine deacetylase yields the protein MIKQRTLKQATKVTGIGLHSGKKVTLTLRPAPANTGIVYARTDLEPAVYFPASAESIRDTQLCTCMINDDGVRISTVEHLNAAMASLGLDNLIVEVDAPEIPIMDGSASPFIYLLLDAGIEEQDAPKKFIRIKEMVRVEEGDKWAEMKPYSKGLKLDFTIDFSHPMISKDVRNFKMELSAENFIHKISRARTFTFMKDVEYLQSIGLALGGSLDNAIVLDEYRILNEEGLRYKDELVKHKMLDSIGDLFMCGYNILGDFSAYKSGHGLNNKLLRAILANENAWEFVTFEDKEQAPQGYRIGEQVFI from the coding sequence ATGATTAAACAAAGAACATTAAAACAAGCAACTAAAGTAACCGGTATCGGTTTGCACAGCGGGAAAAAAGTAACGCTAACGTTACGCCCTGCGCCGGCTAATACGGGAATTGTCTATGCTCGTACGGATTTAGAGCCAGCGGTATATTTTCCGGCAAGTGCTGAATCCATTCGTGATACGCAGCTTTGTACTTGTATGATTAATGATGACGGCGTACGTATTTCAACCGTTGAACACTTGAATGCGGCAATGGCTTCATTAGGTTTAGATAACTTAATCGTTGAAGTGGATGCGCCGGAAATTCCTATTATGGACGGTAGTGCAAGTCCATTCATCTATTTATTATTAGATGCCGGTATTGAAGAGCAAGATGCACCGAAAAAATTCATCCGTATCAAAGAAATGGTACGTGTGGAAGAAGGCGATAAATGGGCGGAAATGAAGCCTTATAGCAAAGGCTTAAAACTAGATTTCACTATTGACTTTAGCCATCCGATGATTAGCAAAGATGTGCGTAATTTCAAAATGGAATTATCTGCTGAAAACTTTATTCACAAAATCAGCCGTGCAAGAACATTCACTTTTATGAAAGATGTCGAATATCTTCAATCAATCGGCTTAGCATTGGGCGGTAGCCTTGATAATGCGATTGTATTAGATGAATATCGTATTTTGAATGAAGAAGGCTTACGCTATAAAGACGAATTAGTGAAGCACAAAATGTTAGATTCAATCGGTGACTTATTTATGTGTGGCTATAATATCCTCGGTGATTTCAGCGCATATAAATCAGGGCACGGTTTAAATAACAAATTATTACGTGCAATCCTTGCTAACGAAAATGCTTGGGAATTTGTAACCTTTGAAGACAAAGAACAAGCTCCGCAAGGCTATCGTATTGGTGAACAAGTCTTTATCTAA
- the recN gene encoding DNA repair protein RecN produces the protein MLTQLTVNNFAIVRHLTLDLNEGMSVITGETGAGKSIAIDALSLCLGYRSESSMIRNGADKADITATFIMQPTSPAYLWLQQHELLDEDNPQECILRRMINQEGRSKAFVNNRPLPISQLRELGQYLIHLNGQHAPQLLLKSEYQLEVLDNYAGIHRLLGEMSNQYHCWKKLHQQVKNFRQQCQENEARKQLLQYQVDELDEFAIKQGEFEEMEETHSRLSNSEALTALSQEVTDLLSENELNVDSMLYKAIRHLEDLVEVDSRYQSALNMLNESLIQVQEANSEVSDLAGKIEQDPDLLNELDTRISKTIQLARKHHVLPENLWQHHLLLQEELQKLVDFAENEEQLMADEQAAYQQSIQLAEQIYQKRLEAGKKLAEQVTAQIKHLSMENGEFFIDVQHDSKKLSSNGADFVEFNLRSNLGQQAQPLAKIASGGELSRISLAVQVLTANKLSTPTIIFDEVDVGISGPTATTVGKLLRQLGKKCQVLCVTHLPQVASYGHHHFNVQKYVENNQTETQMSLLTQAERVQALARLLGGSKITDTVLANAQEMLDLVE, from the coding sequence ATGCTCACTCAATTAACGGTTAATAATTTTGCGATTGTGCGTCACTTAACATTAGATCTAAATGAAGGAATGTCCGTGATTACTGGGGAAACTGGTGCTGGCAAATCAATCGCAATTGATGCATTAAGCCTTTGTTTAGGTTATCGCTCCGAAAGTAGTATGATTCGCAATGGTGCGGATAAAGCGGATATTACCGCAACTTTTATTATGCAACCGACCAGCCCTGCTTATTTGTGGTTGCAGCAGCACGAGCTATTGGATGAAGATAATCCTCAGGAATGTATTTTACGTCGTATGATTAATCAAGAAGGACGTTCTAAAGCATTTGTAAATAATCGTCCTTTACCGATTTCTCAGCTACGAGAATTAGGTCAATATCTGATTCATTTAAATGGTCAGCACGCACCGCAACTGTTATTAAAAAGTGAGTATCAATTGGAAGTGTTGGATAACTATGCGGGTATTCATCGCTTGTTAGGTGAAATGAGTAATCAATATCATTGTTGGAAGAAACTACATCAGCAAGTTAAAAACTTTCGCCAACAGTGCCAAGAGAATGAAGCTCGTAAACAGCTATTGCAATACCAAGTGGACGAGCTGGATGAATTTGCCATCAAGCAAGGTGAATTTGAGGAAATGGAAGAAACGCATAGCCGATTATCCAATTCAGAAGCCTTAACCGCATTATCCCAAGAAGTGACTGATTTACTGAGCGAAAATGAATTAAATGTCGATTCAATGTTATATAAGGCGATTCGCCATTTAGAAGATTTAGTAGAAGTTGATTCACGTTATCAATCGGCACTAAATATGCTAAATGAATCACTTATTCAAGTTCAGGAAGCCAATTCCGAAGTAAGCGATTTGGCCGGTAAAATCGAGCAAGATCCGGATTTACTTAATGAGTTGGATACACGTATCAGTAAAACGATTCAATTAGCTCGCAAGCATCATGTATTGCCGGAAAATTTATGGCAACATCATTTATTGCTTCAAGAGGAATTACAAAAGTTGGTGGATTTTGCCGAAAATGAAGAACAGCTAATGGCAGATGAGCAAGCGGCTTACCAGCAATCCATTCAGTTGGCTGAGCAAATTTACCAAAAGCGTCTTGAGGCAGGTAAAAAACTGGCTGAACAAGTGACGGCACAAATCAAACATCTTTCAATGGAAAACGGTGAATTTTTTATTGATGTGCAACACGACTCTAAAAAGTTATCAAGTAACGGAGCGGATTTTGTTGAATTTAATTTGCGCAGTAATTTAGGGCAGCAAGCACAGCCGTTAGCTAAAATCGCTTCCGGTGGTGAGCTATCACGTATTTCATTAGCGGTACAGGTGCTGACAGCCAATAAATTATCAACGCCAACTATTATTTTTGATGAGGTGGATGTAGGGATTAGCGGTCCTACGGCAACCACAGTCGGCAAACTATTACGTCAATTAGGCAAGAAATGTCAGGTGCTTTGTGTGACACACTTACCGCAAGTGGCAAGTTATGGTCATCATCATTTCAATGTACAGAAGTATGTAGAAAATAATCAGACGGAAACTCAAATGTCGTTATTAACCCAAGCGGAGCGGGTACAAGCTTTAGCAAGATTATTAGGCGGCAGTAAGATTACCGATACGGTACTTGCCAATGCACAGGAGATGCTAGATCTAGTTGAATAA
- a CDS encoding ABC transporter ATP-binding protein, protein MALLRIENVGVKTTTGLTLVEPISLSLEQGKNITILGETGSGKSLLIQAIMGALPKELEASGQIFVENSQTENTQLESLWGKTLVMLPQEPRRSLDPIMSIGKQLWESFLFIAKKDKQTAINEGKNVLEHLGLKAWESAYPHQLSGGMAQRASFAIATAAGGKILLADEPTKGLDPKSKANVIKLLKQAYQNQGGLLTITHDIEVAEQLGGEILVMKKGQLLEKGAAETLLTNPQHPYTKALIAADPKHWQAVENSQNFAKNQPLVSVKNLSVARGKRTLFSGLSFDLHQGEILGIVGHSGIGKSTLADVLCGLLKPKSGEVIWHSQQHKKHQVLKLYQDPPEAFAPTVSLQTLLDDVINKHKLDRSQIPTLLQQLALSPEILARNAENVSGGELQRVAILRALLLDPVLLFADEVTSRLDPITQKETIELLINQCRQRQCALVIVSHDPYLIEKSCDKVIDLTQFI, encoded by the coding sequence ATGGCACTGCTACGAATTGAAAATGTTGGGGTTAAAACCACCACTGGTTTAACTTTAGTCGAACCGATCAGTTTAAGTTTAGAACAGGGCAAAAATATCACGATTCTCGGTGAAACCGGCTCAGGGAAAAGCCTACTGATTCAAGCGATTATGGGTGCTTTACCGAAAGAATTAGAAGCAAGCGGTCAAATTTTTGTAGAAAATAGCCAAACCGAGAACACACAGCTCGAATCGCTTTGGGGGAAAACTTTGGTCATGTTGCCGCAAGAGCCTCGCCGTTCTCTTGACCCGATTATGTCTATTGGGAAACAGCTTTGGGAAAGCTTCTTGTTTATTGCTAAAAAAGATAAACAAACGGCAATAAATGAGGGTAAAAATGTACTCGAACATTTAGGCTTAAAAGCATGGGAAAGTGCTTATCCACATCAATTATCCGGCGGTATGGCTCAACGCGCTTCTTTTGCTATCGCAACTGCTGCCGGCGGTAAAATTTTGTTAGCGGATGAGCCAACCAAAGGGCTTGATCCGAAAAGCAAAGCCAACGTCATTAAGTTACTTAAACAAGCTTACCAAAATCAAGGCGGTTTACTTACAATCACACACGATATTGAAGTTGCCGAGCAATTAGGCGGTGAAATCTTAGTGATGAAAAAAGGACAACTATTAGAAAAAGGTGCGGCGGAAACATTGCTGACAAACCCTCAACATCCGTACACCAAAGCCTTGATTGCCGCCGATCCGAAACATTGGCAAGCGGTCGAAAATTCGCAAAATTTTGCAAAAAATCAACCGCTTGTATCAGTAAAAAATCTGAGTGTTGCACGAGGTAAACGAACACTTTTCAGCGGACTTTCATTCGATTTACATCAAGGTGAGATTTTAGGTATTGTCGGACATAGTGGTATCGGCAAAAGCACTCTCGCCGATGTGCTATGCGGTTTACTGAAACCTAAATCGGGCGAAGTAATTTGGCACAGTCAGCAACACAAAAAACATCAGGTATTGAAACTGTACCAAGATCCGCCGGAAGCCTTTGCACCGACAGTCAGTTTACAAACTCTGTTAGATGATGTGATCAATAAACACAAATTAGATCGTTCGCAGATTCCAACCTTATTACAGCAACTGGCACTTTCTCCGGAAATTCTTGCTCGTAATGCGGAAAATGTTTCAGGTGGTGAATTACAACGTGTTGCGATCTTACGTGCCTTATTACTTGACCCGGTATTACTTTTTGCCGATGAAGTGACTTCTCGCTTAGATCCGATTACGCAAAAAGAAACGATTGAGTTATTAATCAATCAATGTCGCCAGCGCCAATGTGCATTAGTGATTGTGAGTCACGATCCATATTTAATTGAAAAAAGCTGCGATAAAGTGATTGATTTAACTCAATTTATTTAG
- a CDS encoding ABC transporter permease, with amino-acid sequence MNKMTFSQKVGAVILGLLLAFAFLQPYFYPMDIGFQDLGNILSKPNELTWFGTDHLGRDMLARLASAIRLSFGLSLFSVFCALVAGLLFGILAGFFGGWLDRLFSFICDLIMALPGLLLILLFASLSPGSFWTLYLGIALVMWIEFFRVIRAVSQTLASSAEIESSRLMGMGLFYSFKRHLLPRLLPLIVTLSAFSLGNAILALATLGFVNVGLRPPTAELGLMMTELFPYYYEAPWIFMQPVLAVFLMVLSLQLLSGRVK; translated from the coding sequence ATGAATAAAATGACATTTAGCCAAAAAGTAGGAGCAGTTATCCTTGGCTTATTACTTGCCTTTGCCTTTTTACAACCTTATTTTTACCCGATGGATATCGGCTTCCAAGACCTTGGTAATATTCTCTCGAAACCGAATGAACTTACTTGGTTCGGAACTGATCATCTCGGCCGAGATATGCTTGCTCGCCTTGCTTCGGCAATCCGTTTATCATTCGGATTATCACTGTTCAGCGTCTTTTGCGCCTTAGTTGCCGGACTATTATTTGGTATTCTAGCCGGCTTTTTCGGCGGCTGGCTTGACCGACTATTCAGTTTTATTTGCGATTTAATCATGGCTCTGCCCGGCTTACTACTCATTCTATTATTTGCTTCATTGTCCCCCGGATCATTTTGGACGCTTTATTTAGGTATTGCTTTAGTAATGTGGATTGAGTTTTTCCGTGTGATTCGAGCGGTCAGCCAAACGCTTGCTTCCAGTGCCGAAATCGAATCTTCACGTTTAATGGGAATGGGCTTATTTTACAGTTTTAAACGCCATCTTTTACCTCGTTTACTACCGCTGATTGTGACCTTAAGCGCATTCTCACTCGGTAATGCCATTCTAGCATTAGCAACACTTGGATTTGTAAATGTCGGACTACGTCCGCCTACAGCCGAATTAGGTTTAATGATGACCGAATTATTTCCTTACTACTATGAAGCCCCTTGGATCTTTATGCAGCCGGTACTTGCGGTCTTTTTAATGGTACTTAGTCTTCAACTGTTATCCGGGAGAGTAAAATAA
- a CDS encoding ABC transporter permease, giving the protein MLNIIFRRLLQIILVIWSVGTLTFILTRQLSGDMAYRIASSRYGYDQVDSAAADLVRTELELDQPWWQSYGNWLLDLLQLNLGKSLVTGDSVWSEISHQFGHTLSLAIIALVMAIMIGPILGVLAARKENGFFDRFTLVFSTLFRSVPAFIIAIGLITLFSATLRWLPAGGYGKWQHFILPAFTLALGLSAVSVRVTRAAMLQVKQSEYYQFARLKGLSKWQTFTRHGIRNIAIPVIAYHAVQLVYLIEGVVIVESLFAWPGSGHALVHAIIARDVPMIQGTSLVMGGLFVLLNMCADMLSAWIDPRITHKRHGE; this is encoded by the coding sequence ATGCTTAACATTATTTTTAGACGCCTACTGCAGATCATTTTAGTGATTTGGTCAGTCGGCACACTTACTTTTATTTTGACACGACAACTCTCGGGAGACATGGCTTACCGCATAGCATCAAGCCGTTACGGTTATGATCAAGTTGATAGTGCAGCTGCCGATTTGGTACGTACTGAATTGGAACTCGACCAACCTTGGTGGCAAAGCTACGGTAACTGGCTACTCGATCTATTACAACTCAATTTAGGTAAATCCTTAGTTACCGGCGATTCGGTTTGGAGTGAAATTTCTCATCAGTTCGGACATACGCTTAGCCTCGCAATCATTGCGCTCGTAATGGCAATTATGATTGGTCCTATTCTCGGTGTGTTGGCTGCTCGCAAAGAAAACGGCTTTTTTGACCGCTTTACCCTCGTATTCAGTACCCTGTTTCGTTCCGTACCGGCATTTATTATCGCTATCGGACTGATTACGCTCTTTTCGGCAACGTTGCGCTGGTTACCTGCCGGCGGTTACGGTAAATGGCAGCACTTTATTTTGCCGGCTTTTACTCTAGCATTAGGTTTAAGTGCGGTTTCAGTTCGTGTTACCCGTGCGGCGATGTTACAAGTGAAGCAATCCGAATATTACCAATTCGCTCGTTTAAAAGGTCTGTCTAAATGGCAAACCTTTACTCGCCACGGTATCCGTAATATTGCTATTCCGGTAATCGCTTATCATGCGGTACAACTCGTTTATCTGATTGAAGGCGTGGTCATCGTTGAAAGTCTATTCGCTTGGCCGGGTAGCGGACACGCTTTAGTACACGCCATTATTGCTCGAGATGTGCCGATGATCCAAGGTACATCTTTGGTAATGGGCGGTTTATTCGTACTGTTAAATATGTGCGCAGATATGCTGAGTGCATGGATCGACCCGCGAATTACTCATAAACGTCATGGAGAATAA
- a CDS encoding ABC transporter substrate-binding protein, translating into MKKWLLPLLATTLFAVGCEDKSTAQNLQQSNKDSEVKNLKNNELTQVTVIAPWELNSLHPTQSGVIFQRMNLAETLVEANEQGELMPGLATEWHSNEDATEWTFTLRNAVFHNGEKVNAQTVAKNLNLLMSQPSILQKAFIQEISAVSENQVKFKLTKSFVPFPSFLTHYSTIILANEAFNEKNEVVKLIGTGAFKATKVEAPQKIEAVRFEQYWGAKPNVIHANYLASSRSETRVLMAQSDATSLVFNLDTASVARLKTDPNLTVTSSSIARTIQMKMDAAKPFFNDLVIRQALSQAIDRKAIAEQVLKIKDGVADQILPKAFADWRVASKDENVDIVKIKQNLTAAGYQFNSEGKLTDKAGKPFGFTLRTFSDRPELPIIATILQAQWRQIGIDVNVSVGNSSEIPAGHKDGSLEMALYALNYGKTIDPFGVIVQDYAKGGSDWGVMNWNNEQLAQTLEKIETERDPQKAKQLKQTVSQIIHDELPIIPIVYYQQNVATHNDIKGVTLDPFERRFFLEKLTK; encoded by the coding sequence ATGAAAAAATGGTTACTTCCATTACTGGCAACGACATTATTTGCTGTTGGCTGCGAAGATAAATCTACCGCGCAAAATCTCCAACAAAGTAACAAAGATAGCGAGGTTAAAAACTTAAAAAACAACGAATTAACTCAAGTTACCGTAATTGCCCCTTGGGAATTAAACAGCTTACACCCGACTCAATCTGGCGTTATTTTCCAACGCATGAATTTAGCGGAAACTTTAGTTGAAGCAAATGAACAAGGCGAATTAATGCCCGGATTAGCGACCGAATGGCACAGTAATGAAGATGCAACCGAGTGGACATTTACTCTGCGCAATGCCGTTTTCCATAACGGTGAAAAAGTAAATGCACAAACCGTAGCAAAAAATCTCAATTTATTGATGAGCCAACCAAGCATTTTACAAAAAGCATTTATTCAAGAAATCAGCGCCGTAAGCGAAAATCAAGTTAAATTTAAATTAACAAAATCTTTTGTCCCGTTTCCGTCATTTTTAACCCATTATTCAACGATTATCTTGGCGAATGAAGCATTTAATGAAAAAAATGAAGTAGTGAAATTAATCGGTACCGGTGCATTTAAAGCGACTAAAGTGGAAGCTCCGCAAAAAATTGAAGCGGTTCGTTTTGAACAATATTGGGGAGCTAAACCAAATGTTATTCATGCAAACTATTTGGCAAGCAGCCGTAGCGAAACCCGTGTATTAATGGCACAAAGTGATGCGACTTCTTTAGTGTTTAATTTAGATACGGCAAGTGTCGCACGTTTAAAAACCGACCCGAATTTAACGGTAACCAGCAGTTCTATTGCGCGTACTATCCAAATGAAAATGGATGCGGCCAAACCGTTCTTTAATGATTTAGTGATCCGCCAAGCACTTTCACAAGCCATTGATCGTAAAGCGATTGCCGAACAAGTATTAAAAATAAAAGATGGCGTAGCCGATCAAATTTTACCGAAAGCTTTTGCGGATTGGCGTGTAGCAAGTAAAGATGAAAATGTCGATATTGTAAAAATCAAACAAAATCTGACCGCTGCCGGCTACCAGTTCAATAGTGAAGGCAAATTAACCGATAAAGCCGGAAAACCGTTCGGTTTTACATTAAGAACCTTCTCGGATCGTCCTGAATTACCGATTATTGCTACCATTCTGCAAGCCCAATGGCGACAAATTGGCATTGATGTAAATGTTTCTGTCGGCAATTCGAGTGAGATTCCTGCCGGTCATAAAGACGGTAGCTTAGAAATGGCTCTCTATGCGTTGAACTATGGTAAAACCATCGATCCGTTCGGTGTAATCGTGCAGGATTATGCCAAAGGCGGCAGTGACTGGGGCGTAATGAACTGGAACAATGAACAATTAGCTCAGACGCTAGAGAAAATTGAAACGGAACGTGATCCTCAGAAAGCTAAACAGTTGAAACAAACCGTTAGCCAAATTATTCATGATGAATTGCCGATTATCCCGATTGTGTATTATCAGCAAAATGTCGCAACGCATAATGATATAAAAGGCGTTACGCTTGATCCGTTCGAAAGAAGATTCTTTTTAGAAAAACTCACAAAATAA
- the prfC gene encoding peptide chain release factor 3, which produces MSYPQEVNKRRTFAIISHPDAGKTTITEKVLLYGNAIQTAGSVKGKGSSTHAKSDWMEMEKQRGISITTSVMQFPYNNCLVNLLDTPGHEDFSEDTYRTLTAVDSCLMVIDSAKGVEERTIKLMEVTRLRDTPILTFMNKLDRDIRDPMELLDEVESVLKIRCAPITWPIGCGKLFKGVYHIAKDETYLYQSGQGSTIQEVRIVKGLNSPELDAAVGDDLANQLREELELVQGASNEFDHEAFINGELTPVFFGTALGNFGVDHFLDGLTEWAPKPQARQTDVRTVESSEEKFSGFVFKIQANMDPKHRDRVAFMRVVSGKYEKGMKLKHVRIGKDVVISDALTFMAGDRSHAEEAYAGDIIGLHNHGTIQIGDTFTQGEVMKFTGIPNFAPELFRRIRLKDPLKQKQLLKGLVQLSEEGAVQVFRPLMNNDLIVGAVGVLQFDVVVSRLKTEYNVEAIYEAVNVATARWVECKDAKKFEEFKRKNEQNLALDGGDNLTYIAPTMVNLNLAQERYPDVSFFKTREH; this is translated from the coding sequence ATGTCATATCCACAAGAAGTCAATAAACGTCGTACCTTTGCGATTATTTCTCACCCCGATGCGGGTAAAACCACCATAACCGAAAAAGTTTTACTTTACGGAAATGCAATCCAAACCGCCGGTTCGGTGAAAGGAAAAGGCTCAAGCACACATGCCAAATCGGACTGGATGGAAATGGAAAAACAACGTGGTATCTCTATTACAACGTCCGTCATGCAATTTCCTTACAATAATTGTTTAGTTAATTTATTGGATACCCCCGGACATGAGGACTTCTCTGAAGATACTTACCGTACATTGACTGCAGTAGATAGCTGTTTAATGGTTATCGATAGTGCGAAAGGTGTCGAGGAACGTACGATTAAATTAATGGAAGTTACTCGTCTGCGTGATACGCCAATTTTAACCTTTATGAATAAACTCGACCGTGATATTCGTGATCCAATGGAGTTATTAGATGAGGTTGAAAGCGTCCTAAAAATCCGTTGTGCTCCAATCACATGGCCGATTGGTTGCGGTAAATTATTTAAAGGCGTATATCATATTGCGAAGGACGAAACCTATCTTTACCAATCCGGTCAAGGCTCAACTATTCAAGAAGTACGTATCGTAAAAGGTTTAAACAGCCCGGAACTTGATGCTGCGGTCGGTGATGATTTAGCTAACCAGTTACGTGAAGAATTAGAACTGGTACAAGGTGCATCAAACGAATTTGATCATGAAGCCTTTATCAACGGCGAACTCACACCGGTCTTTTTCGGTACCGCATTAGGTAACTTCGGCGTGGATCATTTCTTAGACGGTTTAACCGAATGGGCGCCAAAACCGCAAGCACGTCAAACCGATGTGCGCACGGTTGAATCAAGTGAAGAAAAATTCTCAGGGTTCGTATTTAAGATCCAAGCGAATATGGATCCGAAACACCGTGACCGAGTGGCATTTATGCGCGTTGTATCAGGCAAATACGAAAAAGGTATGAAGCTCAAACACGTACGTATCGGCAAAGATGTCGTGATTTCCGATGCCTTAACCTTTATGGCAGGCGATCGTTCACACGCTGAAGAAGCCTATGCCGGCGATATTATCGGTTTACATAACCACGGCACAATCCAAATCGGCGACACCTTCACTCAAGGTGAAGTGATGAAATTTACCGGTATTCCGAACTTTGCACCGGAACTGTTCCGCCGTATTCGTTTGAAAGATCCGCTTAAACAAAAACAATTGCTGAAAGGTTTAGTTCAACTTTCGGAAGAAGGTGCGGTACAGGTGTTCCGTCCGTTAATGAACAATGACTTAATTGTAGGTGCGGTCGGTGTGCTTCAGTTTGATGTGGTAGTTTCTCGTCTAAAAACCGAATATAACGTGGAAGCGATTTACGAAGCGGTAAACGTGGCAACTGCCCGTTGGGTTGAATGTAAGGATGCGAAGAAATTCGAAGAGTTTAAACGCAAAAACGAACAAAACCTTGCATTAGACGGTGGCGATAACTTGACTTATATCGCACCGACTATGGTGAACTTAAATCTGGCGCAAGAACGCTATCCGGATGTAAGCTTCTTTAAAACACGCGAGCATTAA
- a CDS encoding DUF805 domain-containing protein, producing MEWFIYALRNTFNYQGRAKRAEFIWFILIYELSDWAIVLIAKLAFALRLIHLSDDLHILNSLLDILLLLPMSSVTVRRLHDLGYSGWWQSYLVTINLVALTLTYLIPKYRLDEILSGGLGIFWSLLLIIYLIQIFYLMLKRGQSFTNRYGQQPD from the coding sequence ATGGAGTGGTTTATCTATGCTTTACGCAATACTTTTAATTATCAAGGTAGAGCGAAACGAGCCGAATTTATTTGGTTTATTCTGATTTATGAATTAAGCGATTGGGCGATTGTGCTGATTGCCAAGCTCGCTTTTGCTTTACGTTTAATACATCTTTCCGATGATCTGCATATTTTAAATAGCCTTTTAGATATTTTATTGTTGCTACCGATGTCTAGCGTAACGGTAAGGCGGCTACATGATTTAGGTTATTCCGGTTGGTGGCAATCTTATTTAGTGACGATTAATTTGGTGGCTTTGACATTAACTTATCTCATACCTAAATATCGTTTAGATGAAATATTAAGTGGCGGTTTAGGAATATTTTGGTCACTGCTTTTGATTATTTATCTTATACAAATCTTTTACTTAATGTTGAAGCGAGGGCAATCTTTTACCAATCGTTATGGTCAGCAGCCCGACTAG
- a CDS encoding DUF805 domain-containing protein, protein MNWFLFALKNTFNFRDRARRREYGWFYLINILIVITFNILVSVCVAIGLENLGIGLNSLSYFYQLITAVTAISLTTRRLHDLGWSGWWQLLPYAVAAMFGVATMFSLEKELGGAITGTEYALYGLTVFGSIAVIAFSLLLLFKDGQRFSNKYGEDPKAVKNNREVTNSLAV, encoded by the coding sequence ATGAATTGGTTTTTATTCGCGCTGAAGAATACCTTTAACTTTAGAGATCGTGCCAGACGCAGGGAATACGGCTGGTTTTATTTAATCAATATTTTGATTGTCATTACATTTAATATTTTAGTCAGTGTATGTGTTGCTATCGGCTTAGAAAATCTCGGTATCGGCTTAAATTCCTTGTCATATTTCTATCAGTTGATTACTGCGGTTACGGCAATCAGTCTTACCACCCGCCGTTTACATGATTTGGGGTGGTCTGGCTGGTGGCAATTATTGCCTTATGCCGTTGCCGCAATGTTCGGGGTGGCGACGATGTTCTCTTTAGAGAAAGAGTTAGGCGGAGCAATTACCGGAACGGAATATGCGTTATACGGTTTAACCGTTTTCGGCAGTATTGCGGTTATTGCTTTTTCATTACTGCTTTTATTTAAAGACGGACAACGTTTTAGCAATAAATACGGCGAAGATCCGAAAGCGGTTAAAAACAACAGAGAAGTGACAAATTCATTAGCTGTATAA
- the pth gene encoding aminoacyl-tRNA hydrolase: protein MSQIKLIVGLANPGAKYEDTRHNAGEWLINEIARQFNVSLKEEAKFFGKVAKINAASGEVRLLVPTTFMNLSGKAVGALANFYRIKPEEILVAHDELDLPPGVAKIKQGGGHGGHNGLKDIIASLGNSNNFYRVRIGIGHPGSKELVAGYVLGKPSPQDQEKINAAVDEAGRCIDVLFKDGVTKATNRLNSFKA, encoded by the coding sequence ATGTCGCAAATTAAACTTATCGTTGGATTAGCGAATCCGGGGGCGAAATACGAAGATACTCGCCATAACGCCGGTGAATGGCTAATTAATGAAATTGCCCGTCAATTTAACGTCAGCTTAAAAGAAGAAGCCAAATTCTTCGGCAAAGTCGCTAAAATTAATGCCGCCAGCGGAGAAGTCCGCTTGCTTGTGCCAACGACCTTTATGAATTTAAGCGGTAAAGCGGTCGGTGCTTTAGCTAATTTCTATCGGATTAAACCGGAAGAAATTTTAGTCGCTCACGATGAATTGGATTTACCACCCGGCGTGGCAAAAATTAAGCAGGGTGGCGGTCACGGCGGACATAACGGTTTGAAAGATATTATTGCCAGCCTTGGCAACAGTAATAATTTCTACCGTGTACGTATCGGTATCGGGCATCCGGGCAGTAAAGAATTGGTTGCCGGTTATGTATTGGGTAAACCAAGTCCGCAGGATCAAGAAAAAATTAATGCGGCGGTGGATGAAGCCGGTCGCTGTATAGATGTTTTATTTAAAGACGGTGTGACGAAAGCAACTAATCGTCTCAACAGCTTTAAGGCATAA